One Thalassotalea sediminis DNA segment encodes these proteins:
- a CDS encoding NADPH-dependent FMN reductase, whose product MKKILAFSGSNHSQSINQSLINVAASKVSKHEVTVLDLNDYPLPMYGLDVQAQGFPESATKLRELMSGYDALIIASPEHNGSMPAFLKNVIDWLSRLTTPGNPFFGDTVKPVLLMSTSPGPTGGATNIKTMAELMPWWGGEVKGTYSLGGFFDKYTDGQFDQETDRAISDVINTFEATI is encoded by the coding sequence ATGAAAAAGATACTTGCATTTTCAGGTAGTAACCATAGCCAATCGATTAATCAGTCATTGATTAACGTTGCCGCTAGTAAAGTATCAAAACATGAAGTTACTGTATTAGATCTTAATGACTATCCGTTACCAATGTATGGGTTAGACGTACAAGCACAAGGCTTCCCAGAGTCTGCCACTAAGTTACGTGAGCTCATGTCAGGCTATGATGCATTAATCATTGCATCACCTGAGCATAATGGTTCAATGCCTGCATTTTTAAAGAATGTTATTGATTGGTTATCACGACTCACCACACCAGGAAATCCCTTTTTTGGTGACACCGTAAAGCCAGTTCTACTCATGAGTACTTCGCCTGGCCCTACTGGTGGCGCAACAAACATTAAAACGATGGCTGAGTTAATGCCATGGTGGGGTGGTGAAGTAAAGGGGACTTATAGCTTAGGCGGATTCTTTGACAAGTACACTGATGGACAATTTGATCAAGAAACAGATCGCGCCATCAGCGATGTTATTAATACTTTCGAAGCAACAATATAA
- a CDS encoding catalase family peroxidase — protein MKFQLTILMSSLLFFNLPVDAQVSAQKFVDLQQGKSDFPGFRRAHAKGVCVYGEFQSNGNLSSFSTASLFQKGNTAFIGRYSLAGNNPTAPDLKAPVRSLALSFNLAPNQQWRVAMNTPPVMAVKNPNDFYQQIVAIKQGGAAIKQFFENHPESADFLRWKANYLPTSSFALERYHSINAFYLLSASGQKQAVRWSMEPLVEDINSLNTDSNDALIEELALRLEQGVVSYDWVFSFATAQDDEHNPAKMWPNEREKVVAGKIVIHEVNRDQNADCQGINFDPLTLPSGILPTNDPILKARSAAYAESYRRRAKEQFWGVFK, from the coding sequence GTGAAGTTTCAATTAACCATTTTAATGTCTTCCTTATTGTTTTTTAACTTGCCCGTCGACGCACAAGTGAGTGCACAAAAATTTGTCGACTTACAGCAAGGAAAATCTGATTTCCCTGGTTTTCGGCGCGCCCATGCAAAAGGTGTTTGTGTTTACGGCGAATTTCAATCAAACGGTAATTTAAGTTCGTTTTCGACAGCGTCATTATTCCAAAAAGGAAATACAGCTTTTATCGGCCGGTATTCATTAGCAGGTAATAATCCAACCGCACCAGATTTAAAAGCGCCAGTGCGAAGTTTGGCGTTGAGCTTTAATCTTGCACCTAACCAACAGTGGCGTGTCGCCATGAATACGCCACCAGTGATGGCGGTTAAAAATCCTAATGATTTTTATCAGCAAATTGTAGCGATAAAACAGGGGGGCGCTGCCATCAAACAGTTCTTTGAAAATCACCCTGAAAGTGCAGATTTCTTGCGTTGGAAGGCAAATTATCTGCCAACAAGTAGTTTTGCATTAGAAAGGTATCACAGTATTAATGCCTTTTATCTGCTTTCAGCTTCCGGACAAAAACAAGCCGTTCGGTGGTCTATGGAACCACTGGTAGAGGATATCAATTCACTAAATACTGACAGCAATGATGCCCTCATTGAAGAATTAGCATTACGACTTGAACAAGGTGTAGTCAGTTATGATTGGGTATTTTCATTTGCAACTGCACAAGATGATGAACACAACCCCGCAAAAATGTGGCCGAATGAGCGTGAAAAAGTTGTTGCTGGAAAAATTGTTATCCACGAAGTAAATCGTGATCAGAATGCTGATTGCCAAGGTATCAACTTTGATCCGCTCACCTTACCATCTGGGATCTTACCGACGAATGATCCGATATTAAAAGCACGTTCTGCAGCTTACGCTGAATCTTATCGTAGAAGAGCCAAAGAGCAATTTTGGGGAGTATTCAAGTGA
- a CDS encoding c-type cytochrome: MKNVLFSMVIGLGMMSQANAFAGDAQAGKTKAAVCAACHGSNGMGTADTYPNLAGQHADYIVKQLKAFKAGDRKDALMSPMAANLSEQDMADVAAYFSSFSIDGSAPSDGDSAAQTATAAPAPKYIPDAAAGKALYEHGDADRGITACITCHGKDGDSKVLINPNLSNQHPEYIEKQLKNFKEKSRHNASMNQVSANLSTEDIANLGAYFEDPKSVGDVKASTGKVAVKNFVGDVALGKAKSATCVACHNADGNSTNAMYPSIAGQGEAYLYKQLVEFKSGERDNAIMAGMVGALSEDDMQNLAAYFASQTLKPVAAKANVLGKELYTGGDAARGITTCIACHSVDGKGMDSARFPAIGGQHPSYLASQLNAFRSGTRANDLNGMMQDIAAKLTDEEIKALADYASTLK, translated from the coding sequence ATGAAAAACGTTTTATTTTCAATGGTCATCGGGTTGGGCATGATGTCTCAAGCCAATGCCTTTGCGGGTGACGCCCAAGCCGGAAAAACAAAAGCAGCTGTTTGTGCAGCTTGTCATGGTAGTAACGGTATGGGTACAGCTGATACTTACCCAAACCTAGCGGGTCAACACGCTGACTATATCGTGAAACAATTAAAAGCATTTAAAGCTGGCGATCGTAAAGATGCATTAATGTCGCCAATGGCAGCAAATCTTTCAGAACAAGATATGGCTGATGTAGCAGCTTACTTCTCTTCGTTTAGTATTGACGGTTCTGCACCTAGTGATGGTGATTCAGCAGCACAAACAGCTACTGCCGCACCAGCGCCAAAATATATTCCTGACGCCGCTGCAGGTAAAGCATTATATGAACATGGTGATGCAGATCGTGGTATAACGGCATGTATCACTTGTCACGGTAAAGATGGCGATAGTAAGGTATTAATCAATCCAAACCTATCAAATCAGCATCCTGAATACATTGAAAAGCAGTTAAAAAACTTTAAAGAAAAGTCACGCCACAACGCGTCGATGAATCAAGTTTCTGCAAATTTATCAACAGAAGATATTGCTAACCTAGGTGCATACTTTGAAGATCCTAAATCAGTTGGTGACGTCAAAGCATCTACAGGTAAAGTTGCAGTTAAAAACTTTGTTGGTGATGTTGCACTCGGTAAAGCTAAATCAGCAACATGTGTTGCATGTCATAATGCCGACGGAAATTCAACAAATGCAATGTATCCGTCAATTGCTGGACAGGGCGAAGCATACTTGTATAAGCAGTTAGTAGAATTTAAGTCAGGCGAGCGTGATAACGCAATTATGGCTGGTATGGTCGGAGCATTGAGTGAAGACGATATGCAAAACCTCGCGGCGTACTTTGCTTCTCAAACATTAAAGCCTGTTGCTGCTAAAGCTAACGTACTTGGTAAAGAGCTATACACTGGCGGTGATGCTGCACGTGGTATTACGACATGTATTGCATGTCACAGTGTCGACGGTAAAGGCATGGACAGTGCACGCTTCCCTGCTATTGGTGGACAACATCCGAGTTATTTAGCATCACAACTTAACGCTTTCCGCTCTGGTACTCGTGCAAACGACCTTAATGGCATGATGCAAGACATTGCTGCTAAGTTAACAGATGAAGAAATTAAAGCACTTGCAGACTATGCATCTACATTAAAGTAG
- the yihA gene encoding ribosome biogenesis GTP-binding protein YihA/YsxC, with protein sequence MVLSTFAVNLNKASFVISAPDIRKLPEDTGVEVAFAGRSNAGKSSALNALTRQKSLARTSKTPGRTQLINVFEIAEQHRLVDLPGYGFAKVPLEMKLKWQKALGEYLEKRQSLKGLVVLMDIRHPLKDLDRDLIEWAVDSELPVLALLTKADKLSQGKASAEVLSVKKSLSSLGGDIKVQAFSSLKKKGVDQATQVINDWFMQDVTEPEQE encoded by the coding sequence ATGGTTTTGTCTACTTTTGCAGTCAATTTAAATAAAGCATCCTTTGTGATCAGTGCTCCAGATATTCGAAAATTACCAGAAGACACGGGTGTTGAAGTTGCGTTTGCCGGACGTTCAAATGCTGGTAAATCAAGTGCTTTAAATGCATTAACAAGGCAAAAAAGCCTGGCGAGAACCAGTAAAACGCCTGGTCGTACGCAATTGATCAATGTCTTTGAAATAGCAGAGCAGCATCGCTTAGTTGATTTACCCGGTTATGGTTTCGCAAAAGTGCCACTTGAGATGAAACTCAAATGGCAGAAAGCGCTAGGTGAGTATCTAGAAAAACGTCAAAGTTTGAAAGGGCTTGTGGTGTTAATGGATATTCGTCACCCTTTAAAAGACTTAGATCGCGATTTGATCGAGTGGGCGGTAGATAGTGAACTCCCTGTACTTGCATTACTTACTAAGGCAGATAAGTTGTCCCAAGGAAAAGCGAGTGCTGAAGTGTTAAGTGTTAAAAAATCACTTAGCTCATTAGGGGGCGATATTAAAGTACAAGCGTTTTCGTCATTAAAGAAAAAAGGCGTAGATCAAGCCACACAAGTTATTAATGATTGGTTTATGCAAGACGTAACCGAGCCCGAACAAGAATAA
- a CDS encoding DUF885 domain-containing protein — translation MNFCSLQYTVVFISLLLVSACQQTPIKPSADEQFELTVQQLLDHRAGKGKYQTRLADEKQSYWPDLSPEFLAKQYQERKSIAAAFEQIVQSELSAENKINYAIIKAQLDNKIAHYHFKSHYIPFKSESGFHSSINFTVDATVFNKKKDIEQYINKLAAMPKYFEQNIDWMRKGLAEGITQPQAVLVDYEHSISAFIPEKVEQSVFLKPFATSSKLIDAEFVQAQRKRLVDLLTTQIIPAYKNYYQFFTQEYFPNARTNIAVSSMPNGLAFYNNRVKHYTTTDMSAEDIHQLGLREVARIRSEMDEVITKTGFEGTFAEFTHFLRTDPQFYAKTPLELIKEASYLAKQIDGKLPSLFKHLPRTPYGVVPVPDSIAPKYTTGRYISPPNDRHSGSYWVNTYALDKRPLYVLPALTLHEGVPGHHLQISLNSELDNLPSYRQHAYISAFGEGWGLYAEWLGIEAGIYTDHYSNFGRLTYEMWRAARLVVDTGMHVKGWSRTKAMDFMRDNTALSLHNVKTEIDRYISWPGQALSYKIGEIMIRDLRKRAEAELGLDFDVREFHYQILKNGSLPLFVLEAEIEAYITEKLKEKSNK, via the coding sequence ATGAACTTCTGCTCACTTCAATACACGGTAGTGTTTATCAGCTTGCTTCTTGTCAGTGCATGTCAACAAACGCCGATAAAACCTAGTGCTGATGAGCAATTTGAACTCACGGTTCAGCAATTGTTAGATCACCGAGCAGGTAAGGGAAAATATCAAACGAGATTAGCGGATGAGAAACAATCTTATTGGCCAGATTTGTCACCTGAATTTTTAGCAAAACAGTACCAAGAACGTAAAAGTATTGCCGCTGCATTTGAACAAATAGTGCAAAGTGAGCTGTCAGCTGAAAATAAAATTAACTATGCGATTATCAAAGCGCAACTTGATAACAAAATTGCTCACTATCACTTTAAATCGCATTATATTCCGTTTAAGTCTGAGTCAGGTTTTCATTCAAGTATCAATTTTACCGTTGATGCAACGGTATTTAATAAGAAAAAAGACATTGAGCAATACATAAATAAGCTTGCAGCAATGCCAAAATATTTTGAGCAAAATATTGATTGGATGCGAAAAGGTTTGGCTGAAGGGATCACGCAGCCTCAAGCCGTTTTAGTTGATTATGAGCATTCTATTTCAGCCTTTATCCCTGAAAAAGTTGAACAATCAGTGTTTTTAAAGCCCTTTGCTACGAGTTCAAAGTTGATTGACGCTGAATTTGTTCAAGCACAGCGTAAGCGTTTAGTTGACTTATTAACAACACAAATTATTCCTGCTTATAAAAACTATTATCAGTTTTTTACGCAAGAGTATTTTCCAAACGCCAGAACCAATATTGCTGTATCTTCAATGCCTAATGGTCTTGCCTTTTACAATAATCGAGTAAAACACTACACAACAACTGACATGAGTGCAGAAGATATTCATCAACTTGGTTTGCGTGAAGTCGCGCGTATTCGTTCGGAAATGGATGAAGTCATTACCAAAACTGGTTTCGAAGGAACGTTTGCCGAATTTACTCACTTTTTAAGAACAGATCCGCAGTTTTACGCAAAAACGCCTTTAGAATTAATTAAAGAAGCATCGTATCTTGCGAAGCAAATTGATGGCAAATTACCATCATTGTTTAAACATTTACCGCGTACACCTTATGGTGTGGTGCCAGTTCCTGACAGTATTGCACCTAAATATACAACAGGTCGTTATATCAGCCCGCCAAATGATCGTCATTCAGGTTCATATTGGGTTAATACTTACGCATTAGATAAACGTCCATTGTATGTATTACCCGCGTTAACCTTACATGAAGGTGTGCCCGGGCATCATTTACAAATTTCTTTAAATAGTGAGTTAGATAATTTGCCTTCGTATCGACAACACGCATATATTTCAGCCTTCGGTGAGGGATGGGGATTATATGCTGAATGGCTAGGTATTGAAGCTGGCATTTATACTGATCATTACAGCAACTTTGGCCGACTGACCTATGAAATGTGGCGAGCAGCGCGATTAGTGGTTGATACCGGTATGCATGTAAAAGGTTGGTCAAGAACAAAGGCGATGGACTTTATGAGAGATAATACTGCGTTATCGCTACATAATGTTAAAACTGAAATAGATCGTTATATTTCATGGCCGGGTCAAGCTTTATCATACAAAATAGGTGAAATCATGATTCGCGATTTACGCAAACGTGCTGAAGCTGAATTGGGTTTGGATTTTGATGTACGTGAATTTCATTATCAAATTTTAAAAAATGGTTCATTACCGTTATTTGTACTTGAAGCGGAAATTGAGGCGTATATTACTGAAAAGCTGAAAGAAAAAAGTAATAAATAG
- a CDS encoding cytochrome b, with protein MSNIVRYNQTLRLLHWSMAFLLLSMIMAGLTLVQSLATWQFTLLNLHKSFGLIALLLASFRLYYKLKYQPDIPHEKLPHLQARVISWVHGLLYFCMFAMPITGLLSQYYVSRPISFFGLFFIPASTDANIVSYAIFRELHSLIMYGLVLLLMLHIAGVAYHYFVKKDDVLKRML; from the coding sequence GTGAGTAATATCGTACGTTATAACCAAACATTAAGGCTATTGCATTGGTCGATGGCATTTCTTCTTTTATCAATGATCATGGCGGGCTTAACTTTAGTGCAGTCTTTAGCTACATGGCAATTTACACTGCTGAACCTGCACAAATCGTTTGGTCTTATTGCATTATTGTTGGCAAGTTTTAGATTATATTACAAGCTAAAGTACCAGCCTGATATTCCACACGAGAAATTACCTCATTTGCAGGCTAGGGTGATTAGTTGGGTTCACGGTTTATTGTATTTTTGTATGTTTGCTATGCCAATCACAGGTCTATTATCTCAGTACTATGTGAGCAGACCTATCTCTTTCTTTGGTTTATTTTTTATACCGGCTTCGACTGATGCAAATATTGTTAGCTATGCTATTTTTAGAGAGCTACACAGCCTTATAATGTATGGTTTAGTACTGTTATTAATGCTTCATATAGCTGGCGTTGCATATCATTATTTTGTTAAAAAAGATGACGTACTAAAGCGCATGCTATAA
- a CDS encoding S41 family peptidase has translation MKTLFILLALMTSLNVYSAQKQLSPREDVMTHEEIKQTVSNTINALEHTYLYPERATQLRALLSAKLNNNGFRPNQTVDDFRRVLRSIIIKATKDTSIDIVREYPITLTSITSSKKENTYQHNDSIEAEILEHNIGYLKLAGNINFNGVYQAIEKAFESLSGADAMIIDLRLADETHMQIAQLIVSYFVPNNTIIGQVEYSGSTSPLVSLMQEQSAKQALPLYILNSSFVAGEWEFISYTLKHFNKAMIVGEETMGVGHFTKQINLNKHLTLKLPYAVIKHPVTQQVWDENGVVPDHFTKADKAFDKAYEIALRMLNTIDNK, from the coding sequence ATGAAAACACTTTTTATTTTATTGGCATTAATGACTAGCCTAAATGTGTATTCTGCGCAAAAGCAACTTTCTCCCAGGGAAGATGTTATGACGCATGAAGAGATAAAACAGACGGTTAGCAACACCATTAATGCGCTAGAGCATACCTACCTATACCCCGAAAGAGCAACACAACTAAGAGCATTACTTTCAGCTAAATTAAATAATAACGGATTTCGCCCAAACCAAACTGTTGACGACTTTAGACGTGTACTCAGATCAATAATCATTAAAGCGACAAAAGATACAAGTATCGATATTGTACGAGAATACCCAATAACATTAACAAGCATTACAAGCAGCAAAAAAGAAAACACTTACCAGCACAACGACAGTATAGAGGCAGAAATACTTGAGCATAATATTGGCTATTTAAAGCTCGCAGGCAATATTAACTTTAATGGTGTATATCAGGCAATTGAAAAGGCATTTGAGTCATTATCAGGTGCTGATGCCATGATCATCGATTTAAGGTTAGCTGATGAAACTCATATGCAAATTGCACAATTAATCGTGAGCTACTTTGTACCTAACAACACCATTATTGGCCAAGTAGAATATAGTGGCAGCACCTCTCCTTTAGTTTCACTAATGCAAGAGCAAAGCGCAAAACAGGCGCTGCCATTGTACATTCTCAACTCCTCATTTGTTGCTGGAGAATGGGAGTTTATTAGCTACACTCTTAAACATTTCAATAAAGCAATGATCGTGGGTGAAGAAACCATGGGCGTAGGGCATTTCACCAAACAGATTAACTTAAATAAGCACCTAACATTGAAGCTCCCTTACGCTGTGATAAAACACCCTGTTACACAACAAGTATGGGATGAAAATGGTGTTGTACCTGATCACTTTACAAAAGCCGACAAAGCTTTTGATAAGGCATATGAAATAGCGCTAAGAATGCTAAACACAATAGACAATAAATAG